In Thermothelomyces thermophilus ATCC 42464 chromosome 2, complete sequence, a single window of DNA contains:
- a CDS encoding uncharacterized protein (Contains conserved domain: pfam10516, SHNi-TPR. SHNi-TPR family members contain a reiterated sequence motif that is an interrupted form of TPR repeat. It mediates protein-protein interactions and the assembly of multiprotein complexes.) produces MATPTPGTGTSTPLVLDPEETTKSLNVSLADLSAKGTALYVQKQYEEAAEVYAQAAEMQAEMNGEMNPENAEILFLYGRALFKVGQSKSDVLGGKAPEAKKQAKPKPAKATTSKNESAPATAEKQNGATEVAGSSATAIAEAEHKLNETAGEAAAKAAVKQGTEGSKPEKKGLFQFEGDENFTDSEEEEENEEGAGEEEEEEEEDDLAVAFEVLDLARVLFNKRLEAAQAEDEARQGKGKEVAEGSGDSAVVRHIKERLADTHDLLAEISLENERYSNAITDSRASLKYKEELYPFESEIVAEAHFKLSLALEFASVTKSSDDDDGKESAGGGGDHVDQALRDEAASALEAAINSTKLKLQNKEVELATLHNPEDNEATRRQIADVKEVLADMEQRLLDLRKPPVDLNAALGIPSAPKTEVSEEVKQKATDLTGLVRKKRKAEGEAKFEEEAAAAKKVREDGAGSS; encoded by the exons ATGGCAACGCCAACtcccggcaccggcacctcGACGCCGCTCGTGCTCGACCCAGAAGAGACGACCAAGAGCCTAAACGTTTCTCTTGCCGATCTCTCGGCCAAGGGGACCGCCCTCTACGTGCAAAAGCAGTATGAGGAGGCTGCCGAGGTGTACGCGCAGGCCGCAGAGATGCAGGCTGAGATGAACGGCGAGATGAACCCCGAAAACGCCGAGATCCTGTTCCTCTACGGCCGCGCATTGTTCAAGGTCGGCCAGAGCAAGAGCGATGTCCTTGGTGGTAAGGCCCCCGAGGCCAAGAAACAGGCCAAGCCGAAGCCTGCCAAGGCAACCACCTCGAAGAACGAAAGCGCTCCCGCAACGGCAGAGAAGCAGAACGGTGCCACCGAGGTTGCCGGCTCGTCGGCCACTGCGATTGCCGAAGCAGAGCACAAGTTGAATGAGACGGCTGGAGAGGCGGCAGCGAAGGCGGCGGTAAAGCAGGGAACCGAAGGCTCAAAGCCCGAGAAGAAGGGTCTGTTCCAGTTCGAGGGAGACGAGAACTTCACCGATtctgaagaagaagaggagaacGAGGAAGGCGCaggtgaagaagaagaagaggaggaggaggacgacttGGCTGTGGCCTTTGAGGTTCTCGACCTCGCGCGCGTCCTCTTCAACAAGCGACTCGAGGCTGCGCAAGCAGAAGACGAGGCGCGACAGGGCAAAGGCAAAGAGGTGGCCGAAGGCAGCGGCGACTCCGCCGTGGTCAGACACATCAAGGAGCGCCTGGCCGACACGCACGATCTCCTCGCCGAAATCTCGCTCGAGAACGAGAG GTATTCCAACGCTATCACCGATTCTCGCGCCTCCCTCAAGTACAAAGAAGAACTCTACCCCTTCGAGTCCGAAATTGTAGCCGAAGCCCACTTCAAGCTCTCCCTCGCCCTTGAGTTCGCCTCCGTCACCAAGTcctcggacgacgacgacggcaaggaatccgccggcggcggaggcgacCATGTCGACCAAGCCCTTCGCGACGAAGCCGCCTCGGCTCTCGAAGCCGCCATCAACAGCACCAAGCTCAAGCTGCAGAACAAGGAGGTCGAGCTCGCCACCCTGCACAACCCGGAGGACAATGAGGCCACCCGTCGCCAGATCGCCGACGTCAAGGAGGTGTTGGCCGATATGGAGCAGCGCCTGCTGGACCTGCGCAAGCCACCCGTGGACCTCAACGCCGCCCTGGGGATCCCCTCGGCCCCCAAGACCGAGGTGTCGGAGGAAGTCAAGCAGAAGGCGACGGACCTGACCGGGCTGGTGCGTAAGAAGAGGAAGGCCGAGGGAGAGGCGAAGttcgaggaggaggcggcggcggccaagaAGGTGCGGGAGGACGGCGCGGGCTCGAGTTAG